The Macaca nemestrina isolate mMacNem1 chromosome 17, mMacNem.hap1, whole genome shotgun sequence genome contains the following window.
agagtaattgtggtttttgccattaaaagtactGTCAGTTCCGCCTGGGGCCCGGAAAGGTGATGTGGCTGCGGTATCGCCGGCCTCGCTATGTCTGCCATTTTCAACTTTCAGAGTCTATTGACTGTAATCTTGCTGCTTATATGTACTTGTGCTTATATTCGATCCTTGGCACCCAGCCTCCTGGACAGAAATAAAACGGGATTGTTGGGTA
Protein-coding sequences here:
- the LOC139359364 gene encoding protein kish-A encodes the protein MSAIFNFQSLLTVILLLICTCAYIRSLAPSLLDRNKTGLLGIFWKCARIGERKSPYVAVCCIVMAFSILFIQ